The following coding sequences are from one Oncorhynchus nerka isolate Pitt River linkage group LG6, Oner_Uvic_2.0, whole genome shotgun sequence window:
- the gdpd2 gene encoding glycerophosphoinositol inositolphosphodiesterase GDPD2: protein MMSEDSCGRKCCRVMYSCNWRQPSERKRKCSCCWLSVLTAVSLLTLFWMYVCLMAFNDREDVNWKAFSILKLWVNWFMVLIVIAAVLTIYCILLLVFALVQLALKEPLDLHCLHKLFLFLGVVFIALGTTGISLQWKKEWHTVLLSLQATAPFLQMGGVGALTLVSCLVFQCFQRTRRIASKILIMVVFAGVSVAIFLSPLLIQSPCLVEEKQLPPKPALIGHRGAPMLTPENTLMSFRRSVGCHVIAFETDVQLSKDRVPYLMHDHGSHFLRRTTDVLHKFPGKDFNHSTNLTWEELQELNAGDWFLKTDPFCSVSQLSEQEKKTAGNQSVPSLLQLLDLAKTHNTSVIFDLKNDDNNDTIDTVNTILKSGIPQDLILWLPPKHRVDVREVAPGFIQVYNDVSEMDLDRGDHLNVKYSALSATEIWELRSRNVSVNLWVVNEPWLFSLLWCSGANSVTTNACSLLQDMTQPDWTMRPDRYRMIWITVDLGSLLIMVTLFILQREREAKKGFSGWNQRELSLFLPSE, encoded by the exons ATGATGTCTGAGGACAGCTGTGGCCGAAAATGCTGCAGGGTAATGTATAGCTGCAACTGGAGGCAGCCCAGTGAGAGGAAACGAAAA TGCTCCTGCTGCTGGTTGTCGGTCCTTACCGCTGTGTCCCTGCTCACTCTGTTCTGGATGTACGTCTGTCTGATGGCTTTCAATGACCGTGAGGATGTCAACTG GAAGGCCTTTTCCATTCTTAAACTGTGGGTGAACTGGTTCATGGTGCTGATCGTTATCGCTGCCGTACtgaccatctactgcatcctgcTACTG GTATTTGCACTAGTCCAACTTGCCTTGAAAGAGCCTTTGGACTTACACTGTCTACACAAG TTGTTCCTGTTTTTAGGTGTGGTCTTCATCGCCCTGGGCACCACTGGAATAAGCCTACAGTGGAAAAAAGAGTGGCACACTGTTCTCTTGTCACTACAG GCCACGGCTCCATTCctacagatgggaggggttggagCCCTGACCTTGGTAAGCTGCCTGGTGTTCCAATGTTTCCAAAGGACCCGCAGAATAG CCTCTAAGATCCTCATCATGGTAGTGTTTGCTGGCGTGTCGGTGGCAATCTTCCTCAGCCCCCTCCTCATCCAATCCCCTTGTCTGGTGGAGGAGAAACAGCTGCCCCCTAAACCTGCCCTCATTGGTCATCGCGGAGCACCAATG cTAACCCCAGAGAACACCCTGATGTCGTTCAGGAGGAGTGTGGGGTGCCACGTGATCGCCTTTGAGACGGACGTGCAGCTCAG TAAGGACAGAGTTCCTTACCTGATGCATGACcacggaagccatttcctgaggAGGACTACAGATGTTCTACATAAGTTCCCTGGGAAAGACTTCAACCACAGCACAAACCTCACCTGGGAGGAGCTACAGGAATTAAACGCTGGTGATTGGTTCCTGAAG ACGGATCCGTTCTGCTCAGTCTCCCAGCTCTCAGAGCAGGAGAAGAAGACAGCTGGGAACCAGAGTGTTCCCTCCCTTCTGCAGTTGCTGGACCTAGCCAAGACTCATAATACCTCTGTCATCTTTGACCTAAAAAATGATGACAACAATGACACTATCGACACCGTGAACACCATCCTCAAATCTGGCATCCCCCAAGACCTG atCCTCTGGCTTCCCCCCAAACACAGGGTGGATGTGAGGGAGGTCGCACCAGGGTTCATACAGGTCTACAACGATGTGTCTGAAATGGACCTTGACAGAGGAGACCATCTGAATGTCAAATACAGTGCGTTGAGTGCCACAGAGATTTG GGAGCTTCGGAGCAGGAATGTGTCAGTGAACCTGTGGGTGGTGAATGAACCGTGGCTCTTCTCTCTGCTGTGGTGCTCGGGGGCCAACTCTGTGACCACCAACGCCTGCTCCCTCCTACAGGACATGACCCAGCCTGACTGGACAATG AGACCTGATAGATACAGAATGATATGGATCACAGTGGACCTGGGGTCATTGCTCATAATGGTCACACTGTTCATTTTACAGAG GGAAAGAGAAGCAAAGAAAGGATTTTCCGGCTGGAATCAGAGAGAATTGTCCCTCTTCTTACCCTCTGAATAG